In Malus sylvestris chromosome 16, drMalSylv7.2, whole genome shotgun sequence, the following are encoded in one genomic region:
- the LOC126607400 gene encoding transcription factor MYB8-like, producing MRKPCCDKQDTNKGAWSKQEDLKLIEYIRKNGEGCWRTLPQAAGLLRCGKSCRLRWINYLRPDLKRGNFAEDEEDLIIKLHALLGNRWSLIAGRLPGRTDNEVKNYWNSHLRRKLMNMGIDPNNHRPNNVNLPRLHHQNSQTVSSTATLSEALKNPTNYQQQARSGGNNNCDHESDGTSCLEDDSCGRLPDLNLDLTITAPWSNPVPDNLKEEQNFESKVSKKSSEFASSTILPLFR from the exons ATGAGGAAACCTTGCTGCGATAAGCAGGACACAAACAAAGGAGCTTGGTCCAAGCAAGAAGA CCTGAAGCTCATTGAATACATTCGTAAAAATGGCGAGGGTTGTTGGCGTACCCTTCCTCAGGCTGCAG GCCTCCTTCGTTGTGGTAAAAGTTGTAGGCTGAGATGGATAAACTATCTACGACCAGACCTTAAAAGAGGCAACTTtgctgaagatgaagaagatctCATCATCAAGCTTCATGCACTCCTAGGGAACCG GTGGTCATTGATTGCTGGGAGATTGCCAGGACGTACAGACAATGAAGTGAAAAACTACTGGAACTCTCATTTGAGAAGAAAGCTTATGAACATGGGTATAGATCCAAATAATCATCGACCGAACAACGTCAATCTCCCTCGTCTTCATCATCAAAATTCACAAACTGTCAGTAGCACTGCAACATTATCTGAAGCTTTAAAAAACCCTACCAATTATCAGCAGCAAGCAAGATCCGGTGGTAATAATAATTGTGACCATGAATCGGACGGTACAAGTTGCTTAGAGGATGATTCTTGTGGCCGGCTGCCTGATTTAAACCTAGACCTCACGATAACTGCTCCTTGGTCTAATCCAGTTCCTGATAACCTCAAGGAGGAGCAAAATTTCGAGTCTAAAGTGTCAAAGAAGTCATCAGAATTTGCTTCATCTACCATCCTTCCTCTCTTCAGATAA